Proteins found in one Chlamydia sp. 04-14 genomic segment:
- the secG gene encoding preprotein translocase subunit SecG, translating to MTGLFYSFLFIFLLLCVILCGLILIQESKSMGLGSSFGVDSGDSVFGVSTPDILKKVTAWLAVAFCFSCLLLSFATTHLGKNSQELPVNALEQVSPDGEEVPNE from the coding sequence GTGACTGGCTTGTTTTATTCATTTTTATTTATTTTTCTTCTGTTGTGCGTAATTCTTTGTGGATTGATTTTGATTCAAGAAAGCAAGAGCATGGGACTAGGTTCTTCTTTTGGTGTAGATTCAGGAGATTCTGTTTTTGGTGTATCTACCCCAGATATCTTAAAGAAAGTAACAGCTTGGCTTGCCGTAGCTTTTTGTTTTAGCTGCCTGCTTTTATCTTTCGCCACAACACACTTAGGAAAAAATTCTCAAGAGCTCCCTGTCAACGCTCTAGAACAAGTTTCTCCGGATGGAGAGGAAGTCCCTAATGAATAA
- a CDS encoding ABC-F family ATP-binding cassette domain-containing protein produces the protein MSIVLDKIGKTLGTRVLFDDVSVVFNPGNRYGLTGPNGAGKSTLLKIITGFVEPTRGSISLPKKVGILRQNIDSFGDISVIDCVIMGNARLWDALQKRDALYLEEFTDAIGIKLGEMEEIIGEENGYRAESEAEELLTGIGIPEELFNNKMSTIPIDLQFRVLLCQSLFGHPEALLLDEPTNHLDIYSINWLGNFLKDYDGTVIVVSHDRHFLNTITTHIADIDYDTVIIYPGNYDAMVEMKTASRDQEKADIKSKEKKIAQLKEFVAKFGAGSRASQVQSRLREIKKLQPQELKKSNIQRPYIRFPLSEKASGKVVFSIEGITKSYNNEDPVFQPFSLEIYQGDKLGIIGNNGLGKTTLMKLLAGVESPNQGSIKIGHQVAYSYFPQNHSDVLKDCGDETLFEWLRNRKTGINDQEIRSVLGKMLFGGDDAFKQIKALSGGETARLLMAGMMLENHNVLILDEANNHLDLESVSALAWAINDYKGTSIFVSHDRTLIDECATKLLIFDKGKITFFDGTMADYTSSSKLA, from the coding sequence ATGAGCATCGTACTTGACAAAATCGGCAAAACTTTAGGCACACGCGTACTGTTCGACGACGTTTCTGTCGTCTTCAATCCTGGAAATCGCTATGGATTAACAGGACCTAACGGCGCGGGGAAATCTACATTATTAAAAATAATCACAGGTTTCGTAGAGCCTACTCGCGGGTCAATTTCTTTACCTAAAAAAGTTGGAATCTTACGTCAAAATATTGATAGTTTTGGAGACATTTCTGTCATAGATTGCGTGATTATGGGTAATGCCCGTTTGTGGGATGCTCTGCAAAAAAGAGATGCTTTATACCTAGAAGAGTTCACCGATGCCATTGGTATCAAACTCGGCGAGATGGAAGAAATCATCGGCGAAGAAAATGGTTACCGAGCAGAATCTGAAGCTGAAGAGCTTCTCACAGGCATTGGTATTCCTGAAGAATTATTCAATAATAAAATGTCCACGATTCCTATAGATTTGCAGTTTCGTGTGCTTTTATGTCAGTCTTTGTTTGGTCATCCAGAAGCCCTACTTCTTGATGAGCCTACAAACCATTTAGACATTTATTCGATCAACTGGTTAGGAAATTTTTTAAAAGATTACGACGGCACTGTAATTGTTGTTAGCCACGACAGGCATTTCCTAAATACCATTACCACTCACATTGCTGATATTGATTATGACACCGTCATCATCTATCCAGGTAATTACGATGCGATGGTAGAAATGAAAACAGCTTCTAGAGATCAAGAGAAAGCTGACATTAAATCTAAAGAGAAAAAAATTGCTCAGCTTAAAGAGTTTGTTGCCAAATTTGGAGCAGGTTCTCGAGCAAGTCAGGTGCAATCTCGCTTAAGAGAAATTAAAAAGCTTCAACCTCAAGAATTAAAAAAATCCAATATTCAGCGTCCTTATATACGCTTCCCCTTGTCAGAAAAAGCTTCTGGGAAGGTGGTCTTTTCCATAGAGGGTATCACTAAAAGTTATAATAATGAAGATCCTGTATTTCAGCCTTTCTCTTTAGAGATCTATCAAGGAGATAAGTTAGGGATTATTGGAAACAATGGTCTTGGCAAAACTACATTAATGAAGCTTTTAGCCGGTGTAGAGTCCCCTAATCAAGGATCCATTAAAATTGGTCATCAGGTTGCTTATTCCTATTTTCCTCAGAATCATTCTGATGTCTTAAAGGATTGCGGAGACGAGACACTATTTGAATGGTTGCGCAACCGCAAAACAGGTATCAATGATCAAGAAATCCGTAGTGTTTTAGGAAAGATGTTGTTTGGCGGTGATGATGCCTTTAAACAAATTAAAGCATTGTCTGGAGGAGAAACCGCACGTTTGCTTATGGCAGGGATGATGTTGGAAAATCACAACGTACTTATTCTTGATGAAGCAAATAATCACTTAGACTTAGAATCTGTTTCTGCATTAGCCTGGGCCATTAATGATTATAAAGGGACATCCATATTTGTTTCTCATGATAGAACTTTAATCGACGAGTGCGCAACAAAACTTCTTATCTTCGATAAAGGTAAGATCACTTTCTTTGATGGAACCATGGCAGACTACACAAGCAGCAGCAAGCTAGCCTAA
- a CDS encoding tyrosine recombinase XerC translates to MVSAFYAFLDYLKNIKTASPHTLRNYCIDLNSFKSFLEKQNKLSPSAPICLLAQERKEAELSFSLFTKDLVRLYILELMQENKAKRTIKRRLSAIKSFSQYCIRHRIILEDPTETIHGPRLPKELPSPITYEQVEILMATPDLSKYTGFRDRCLLELFYSSGLRISEIVAINHWDIDFNSNLIRIQGKGKKERLVPITPHAAQWLQQYLNHPERTTIEQDAQAIFLNRFGKRLTTRSIDRKFQKYLRQSGLSANITPHTIRHTIATHWLENGMDLKTIQALLGHSSLETTTIYTHVSMKLKKQTHDESHPHS, encoded by the coding sequence ATGGTCTCTGCTTTTTATGCTTTTCTTGATTACCTAAAAAACATAAAAACAGCATCTCCTCATACTTTAAGAAACTATTGTATAGATCTAAACAGTTTTAAAAGTTTCTTAGAAAAACAGAATAAACTCTCTCCATCTGCACCTATTTGCTTACTTGCACAAGAAAGAAAAGAAGCCGAGCTCTCTTTCTCTTTATTTACGAAAGATCTAGTGCGTCTCTATATTTTAGAATTGATGCAAGAAAATAAAGCAAAACGCACGATAAAACGTCGCCTCTCAGCAATTAAAAGTTTCTCACAATATTGTATAAGACATCGGATTATCCTTGAGGATCCTACAGAAACAATTCACGGACCTAGGCTCCCTAAAGAATTACCCTCACCTATTACTTATGAACAAGTAGAAATCCTGATGGCGACCCCTGATCTATCGAAATATACAGGGTTTCGTGATCGCTGCTTACTAGAACTATTTTATAGCTCAGGATTACGTATTAGCGAAATCGTAGCTATCAATCATTGGGATATCGATTTTAATTCTAATCTTATCCGTATCCAAGGAAAAGGGAAAAAAGAACGTCTTGTCCCTATTACCCCTCATGCAGCCCAATGGTTACAACAATACCTAAATCATCCAGAAAGAACGACTATAGAACAAGACGCTCAAGCAATTTTTTTAAATCGTTTTGGAAAAAGATTAACCACGCGTTCTATTGATAGAAAATTTCAAAAATATCTTCGTCAATCAGGCTTGTCAGCGAATATCACGCCTCATACAATCCGTCATACGATCGCCACACATTGGCTAGAGAACGGTATGGACTTAAAAACGATTCAAGCACTTCTTGGACACAGTTCTTTAGAAACTACAACTATCTATACTCATGTATCTATGAAGCTTAAAAAGCAAACTCATGATGAGTCTCATCCCCATAGTTAA
- a CDS encoding CT351 family outer membrane beta-barrel protein, protein MKRCFPYLLVSSLLAFSFSADALTHKEAAKKKVSYLSHFKGLSGTLDIEDGVLNIHNNLRIQANRAYVDNVPDRGMKLIAHGNVMVNYRGKTLVCDYLEYYEDTDSCLLTNGRFAMYPWFLGGSMMTLTPETLIIHKGYISTSEGPRKHLCLSGDYLEYSSDNVLSIGKTTFSICNIPILFLPQFSIMPMEIPKPPINFRGGTGGFLGSYLGVSYSPISKKHFQSTFFLDSFFKHGIGVGYNMHFCQKDNPENVFNMKSYYAHRLAIDMAEPRDRYRFHGNFSLSRKQAKLSGEYHVSDSWETVADIFPNNFSLKNTGPTQVSLTWRDTLFDGSLSSSVKVNPFQNVNQELPYLSLKQHPVNIKNTGIFIENLFECGYLNFAFSNNIPGSNFSSLRASASPKIYRTIPLLIGTLTPTVSASAIYYSNVPKTSLRHTQASAQVNLDYRFSAYKNYLHTKHIVEPFISFTSATHPLAKNHEHYIFSINDAFSSLHLCKVGIESFILNRVSPSAPRASAKLWTTQIFKNTFARSTFPKTACTISLPLDRKNTLSLDAEWIWKKHCWDHMNLLWQWVGSDNVGLTLEFLHRSKYSLLKCDKENYILDVSRSPEELFNSPLSDRRNLILGKVFIRPHPCWNYHLTLRYGWHRTNTPSYLEYQMILGTKVFEHWQLYSVYEKREADNRFFFYLKLDKPKRLFNK, encoded by the coding sequence ATGAAGCGTTGTTTCCCCTATCTCCTCGTATCCTCCCTCCTGGCATTTTCATTTTCAGCTGACGCATTAACGCATAAAGAAGCCGCAAAGAAAAAAGTCTCTTATCTTAGTCATTTTAAGGGGTTATCAGGAACTTTAGATATCGAAGATGGTGTGCTTAATATTCATAATAATCTTCGCATACAGGCAAATCGTGCCTATGTAGATAACGTTCCTGATCGTGGGATGAAGTTAATTGCCCACGGCAATGTGATGGTTAATTATCGAGGGAAGACATTAGTTTGTGATTACCTAGAGTATTACGAAGATACCGATTCGTGTCTTTTGACAAACGGTAGATTTGCTATGTATCCATGGTTTTTAGGTGGGTCAATGATGACATTGACTCCAGAAACTCTGATTATCCATAAGGGATATATATCCACATCCGAGGGGCCTAGAAAACATCTTTGCCTTTCTGGAGATTATTTAGAATACTCTTCTGACAATGTGCTCTCCATAGGGAAAACGACATTTAGCATTTGTAATATTCCTATACTCTTTCTTCCGCAATTTTCCATTATGCCTATGGAAATCCCTAAACCTCCAATTAATTTCCGTGGAGGTACGGGAGGTTTCTTGGGGTCGTATTTAGGAGTTAGCTATTCACCGATTTCTAAAAAGCATTTCCAATCTACATTTTTCTTAGATAGCTTTTTCAAGCACGGCATTGGTGTCGGTTATAACATGCATTTTTGCCAAAAAGACAATCCTGAAAATGTCTTTAATATGAAAAGTTACTATGCCCATCGTCTAGCGATTGATATGGCAGAACCTCGAGATCGCTATCGCTTTCATGGGAACTTTTCTCTATCAAGAAAACAAGCAAAATTATCAGGAGAATATCATGTTAGTGATAGTTGGGAAACCGTCGCAGATATTTTCCCCAATAATTTCTCGTTAAAAAATACAGGTCCTACGCAAGTTAGTCTAACATGGCGAGATACATTATTTGATGGCAGCTTATCTTCTTCGGTGAAGGTCAATCCTTTCCAGAATGTAAATCAGGAGCTTCCCTATTTATCTTTGAAGCAGCACCCTGTGAATATCAAAAATACGGGAATCTTTATTGAGAACCTGTTTGAGTGTGGGTACTTAAACTTTGCCTTTAGCAATAATATTCCAGGATCGAATTTTTCTTCATTACGAGCTTCAGCATCTCCTAAGATCTACCGTACAATTCCTTTGCTGATAGGAACGCTAACACCGACAGTATCTGCATCGGCGATTTACTACAGTAATGTTCCAAAGACTTCCTTAAGGCATACTCAAGCCTCGGCACAGGTAAATTTAGACTATCGTTTCTCAGCATATAAAAATTACCTCCATACAAAACATATCGTAGAACCTTTTATTTCTTTTACTTCGGCGACGCATCCTTTAGCAAAAAATCATGAACACTACATCTTTTCTATAAACGATGCCTTCTCCTCTCTACATTTATGTAAAGTTGGTATAGAGTCTTTCATATTAAATAGGGTTTCCCCTAGTGCTCCGCGAGCATCGGCAAAACTCTGGACAACGCAAATTTTTAAAAATACATTTGCTAGATCAACATTTCCAAAAACAGCATGTACGATTTCTCTACCTTTGGATCGTAAAAACACTTTATCTTTGGATGCTGAATGGATATGGAAAAAACATTGCTGGGATCACATGAATCTTCTTTGGCAATGGGTAGGAAGTGATAACGTAGGCTTAACGTTAGAGTTCCTTCATAGAAGTAAATATAGTCTTCTTAAATGTGATAAGGAAAACTATATCTTAGATGTTAGCCGCTCTCCTGAAGAGCTTTTTAATTCTCCTCTATCTGATCGTCGGAATCTCATTTTGGGGAAGGTTTTTATTCGTCCTCATCCCTGTTGGAATTACCATTTAACACTAAGATATGGCTGGCATAGGACAAATACACCAAGTTATCTTGAATACCAGATGATTTTAGGAACAAAAGTCTTTGAACATTGGCAGCTATATTCTGTGTATGAGAAACGAGAAGCAGATAACCGCTTCTTCTTCTATCTAAAATTAGATAAACCTAAACGCCTATTTAATAAATAA
- the def gene encoding peptide deformylase: protein MIRELEYYGSHTLRRKADIIPEITAEIRQLVQDMYETMVAHKGVGLAAPQVGESVSLFVMCVEGETEDGDLIFCDFPKVYINPVLSNPSEDLVIGREGCLSIPGLRADVYRPQSITVTALNLDGQEFTEKLEGFPARIIMHENDHLLGVLYIDKMEEPKDPKKFKAALEKIRRRYNAHLKEEDRAS, encoded by the coding sequence ATGATTAGAGAATTAGAATACTACGGCAGCCATACATTACGTAGAAAGGCTGATATAATTCCTGAAATTACTGCTGAGATTCGTCAGTTAGTTCAGGATATGTATGAGACTATGGTAGCTCATAAAGGTGTAGGTTTAGCTGCTCCTCAAGTGGGAGAAAGTGTAAGTCTTTTTGTTATGTGTGTTGAGGGAGAAACAGAGGATGGAGATTTGATCTTTTGTGACTTTCCTAAGGTATACATCAATCCTGTTCTTTCCAATCCTTCTGAAGATCTTGTAATTGGTAGGGAAGGGTGTTTATCTATCCCTGGATTGCGCGCAGATGTTTATCGTCCTCAAAGTATTACCGTAACCGCTCTTAATCTTGATGGTCAGGAATTCACAGAAAAGTTAGAGGGATTCCCAGCACGTATTATCATGCATGAAAACGATCATCTTCTTGGTGTTTTATACATTGATAAGATGGAAGAGCCTAAAGATCCTAAGAAATTTAAAGCAGCATTAGAAAAGATACGACGTCGTTATAATGCTCATTTAAAGGAAGAGGATCGCGCCTCTTAG
- the xseA gene encoding exodeoxyribonuclease VII large subunit, with translation MTTSSSPQAVTTLTESIKNLLESNFCHIVVKGELSNVSLQPSGHLYFGIKDNKSFLNGAFFHFKSKYFDRRPKDGDSVIIHGKLTVYAPRGQYQIVAHALVYAGEGDLLQKFEETKKRLAAEGYFAIEKKQTLPAIPKCIGVITSPTGAVIQDILRILSRRCYQYKLLIYPVTVQGTTAAKEISQAIEVMNQEQLADVLILARGGGSIEDLWAFNEEIIIKAIDASSIPIISAVGHETDYTLCDFAADVRAPTPSAAAEIVCQSSQQQIQVFKSYLHYLNAHSQQLLSGKTKQIQQWKRYLDHVDFFRSAQQSLDYLCLSVQRSIQTKLSQCKQRYTQYTRWLQSDVLQRMKYRLQDLWKMIVQAFHNRLRALKHLCVHMKKNLVFHNTQLFSQRLDPWKQQIHRALSQRLRYFHQSLEHKQTLLKHFKIKLNQQFIKEKHALNLLKKRLISIFINTVYEHREHYFRTRENLILSLHHLVERNREKYHTASKQLSSLNPKNVLKRGYAMLFDFNENFAIISAKSLHKHSCVRLRLQDGEATLTVTDIQNFETQES, from the coding sequence ATGACAACTTCATCTTCTCCTCAAGCAGTAACGACTCTTACAGAATCTATAAAGAATCTCCTTGAGTCCAATTTTTGCCACATTGTGGTCAAAGGAGAGTTAAGTAATGTTTCATTACAACCTAGTGGGCATTTATATTTCGGTATTAAAGATAATAAATCTTTTTTAAATGGGGCTTTTTTCCATTTTAAAAGTAAATATTTCGATCGTCGTCCTAAAGATGGTGATTCTGTAATCATTCATGGGAAACTCACGGTATATGCTCCACGAGGTCAATACCAAATTGTAGCCCACGCCTTAGTTTATGCTGGAGAGGGAGATCTCTTACAAAAATTTGAAGAGACTAAGAAGCGTCTCGCTGCTGAAGGTTATTTTGCTATAGAGAAAAAACAAACCCTTCCTGCCATCCCTAAATGTATCGGAGTGATTACCAGCCCTACAGGTGCAGTAATTCAAGATATTTTACGTATTCTTTCTCGTCGTTGTTATCAATACAAACTTCTTATTTATCCTGTAACAGTCCAAGGAACAACGGCAGCGAAAGAGATTTCTCAAGCTATTGAAGTAATGAATCAAGAACAACTAGCGGATGTTCTTATTTTAGCACGCGGTGGCGGTAGCATTGAAGACCTCTGGGCTTTCAATGAAGAAATCATTATCAAAGCGATAGACGCTAGTTCGATTCCCATCATTTCTGCTGTAGGTCATGAAACTGACTATACACTATGCGATTTTGCTGCGGATGTTCGAGCTCCCACACCTTCTGCTGCTGCAGAAATTGTTTGTCAAAGTAGTCAACAGCAAATCCAGGTATTTAAAAGTTATTTACACTACCTAAATGCGCATTCACAACAACTTCTTTCAGGGAAAACAAAACAAATTCAGCAATGGAAGCGTTATTTAGATCACGTAGATTTTTTCCGTTCAGCGCAGCAGTCTTTAGACTACCTTTGCTTATCCGTACAACGGTCTATACAAACAAAGCTTTCACAATGCAAACAGCGTTATACACAATATACGCGGTGGCTGCAAAGTGACGTGTTACAACGTATGAAGTACCGTCTTCAGGATCTTTGGAAAATGATCGTTCAGGCCTTCCACAATCGCCTACGCGCTTTAAAACACCTCTGTGTACATATGAAAAAAAATCTTGTTTTTCATAATACACAGCTGTTTTCTCAAAGACTAGATCCTTGGAAACAACAAATTCATAGAGCTTTATCTCAACGCTTAAGATATTTTCATCAATCCTTAGAACACAAGCAAACACTATTAAAACATTTTAAAATTAAATTAAATCAGCAATTTATTAAGGAAAAACATGCTCTTAATCTTTTAAAGAAACGTTTAATTAGTATTTTTATCAATACTGTATACGAGCATCGAGAGCACTATTTTCGCACTCGCGAAAATCTTATACTTTCCCTACACCATCTTGTAGAAAGAAATCGGGAAAAATATCACACAGCCTCTAAACAACTGAGTTCATTAAATCCTAAAAATGTTTTAAAACGTGGGTATGCTATGCTCTTTGACTTTAATGAAAATTTCGCTATTATCTCCGCAAAAAGCTTACATAAACATAGTTGTGTAAGATTACGTCTGCAGGATGGGGAAGCCACTCTTACTGTAACGGATATTCAGAATTTTGAAACTCAAGAGTCTTAA
- the tpiA gene encoding triose-phosphate isomerase, producing MERKSYVFGNWKMYKTVKEAKEYIAVLGPLLKETLPASVVGITPAFTALSACGEVIKNSNYPIWLGAQNIHQDSSGAFTGEVSLPMLKEFDVDYVLLGHSERRHIFHEEDATIALKVAATSREGVVPVLCIGETLEAREKGTTKDILSNQLMLGLAQLPETASVIIAYEPVWAIGTGKVASTADVQEVHAFCREVLARIFSKEKADTISILYGGSVKADNAEGFAHCPDVDGLLVGGASLDPKVFASVIENFNL from the coding sequence ATGGAACGTAAGAGTTATGTTTTTGGTAATTGGAAAATGTATAAGACAGTTAAAGAAGCTAAGGAATACATAGCTGTTTTAGGTCCACTGCTTAAAGAGACATTACCTGCGTCTGTAGTCGGTATTACTCCCGCATTCACGGCATTAAGTGCTTGTGGTGAGGTGATAAAAAATTCTAACTATCCTATTTGGTTGGGTGCGCAAAATATCCACCAGGATAGTTCTGGAGCTTTTACGGGAGAAGTGTCCCTGCCTATGCTCAAAGAATTTGATGTAGATTATGTGCTTTTAGGACATTCAGAACGTCGTCATATCTTTCATGAAGAAGATGCTACAATCGCTCTTAAAGTTGCAGCTACATCTCGTGAGGGAGTTGTCCCAGTGTTATGCATCGGAGAAACTTTAGAAGCCAGAGAGAAGGGCACGACAAAAGATATTTTATCTAATCAGTTAATGTTGGGTCTGGCTCAGCTTCCTGAAACTGCTTCTGTAATCATTGCTTATGAGCCTGTTTGGGCAATAGGTACCGGTAAAGTTGCCTCAACTGCAGACGTACAAGAAGTCCATGCGTTTTGTCGCGAGGTTCTTGCTCGGATATTCTCAAAAGAAAAAGCCGATACAATTTCTATTCTTTATGGAGGTTCTGTAAAGGCCGATAACGCTGAGGGCTTTGCTCATTGTCCAGACGTAGATGGTTTGTTAGTTGGGGGAGCTTCCCTAGATCCTAAAGTTTTTGCCAGCGTTATAGAGAACTTTAACCTCTAG
- a CDS encoding exodeoxyribonuclease VII small subunit: MEEIPFEKAMERLEEIVDLMNQPSTSLDSSLKLYEEADALMRICESRIHKAEERVRELSEKRNEDLLSEEESFAH, encoded by the coding sequence ATGGAAGAAATTCCCTTTGAAAAGGCTATGGAAAGGTTAGAAGAGATCGTAGATCTCATGAATCAACCTTCGACATCTTTAGATTCTTCTTTAAAGCTTTATGAAGAAGCAGATGCGCTAATGCGTATTTGCGAGTCACGTATTCATAAAGCAGAAGAACGTGTACGTGAGTTATCAGAAAAGCGAAATGAAGATCTTCTTTCTGAAGAAGAATCTTTCGCGCACTAA
- a CDS encoding HEAT repeat domain-containing protein, giving the protein MGLSRLIAPLGLLFSLPCLVFGNFPDPLSHKILYTSQKSVEQALVAYLEALDTYGGHDFSLLRKISENCLRQGLRSEDPYRRKSTIIGAGIVGSSEALEILSQAMETEDPLQQLLVLSALSSHLGKTSDELLFKALASAYPVIRLEAAYRLAGSKNIKVIDYLHSFIYKLPEEIQCLSAAIFLRLETEESDTYVRQLLSSTKTTTRNYAALLIGEYQQKRFLPTLRHLLTSASPLDREAAVYALGMLKDGQSYNAIKKLSERNDPDLSLAAAQALIAIGKEEEALPIFEKQIQEERSNALYTGRLLSKEVGVPLLLPVFLNTKNSEAKLNAGLALIHLGCTHPHLLDYITEWLIQPHYSQALIPAFSRGRATQAWKCRGIILPQNPTERAKALSAIQSSEEQILMSLLQLPKEAYLPYIEKILLSQKTSLASKAITFLAHSSHQQALEILSRASQLPGEPVIRAYADLALYNLTKDPEKKLSLHRYAQDLIQETLLFIDTEDKQPHPDSPYLRYQITPETRAKLMLDILETLVASKTHEDIRLLIQLMTQTKAKNSHILAGLLMKIVE; this is encoded by the coding sequence ATGGGATTATCTCGTTTAATCGCACCCCTAGGACTACTATTTAGTTTACCTTGTTTAGTTTTTGGCAACTTTCCTGATCCTTTAAGCCATAAGATCCTTTACACTAGCCAAAAATCTGTAGAACAAGCTCTTGTTGCCTATTTAGAAGCTTTAGATACTTATGGGGGACACGATTTTTCTTTATTAAGAAAAATCTCTGAGAATTGCTTGAGACAAGGATTACGCTCAGAAGATCCCTACAGAAGAAAAAGTACAATTATAGGTGCAGGTATTGTAGGTTCTTCAGAAGCATTAGAGATCCTCTCACAAGCTATGGAAACAGAAGATCCCCTGCAGCAACTATTAGTATTATCTGCTCTATCTTCGCACCTAGGGAAAACATCCGATGAGCTGTTATTCAAGGCTCTAGCCTCTGCCTATCCTGTGATTCGTTTAGAAGCAGCCTATCGCTTAGCGGGATCAAAAAATATTAAAGTTATCGATTACCTCCATTCTTTCATTTATAAGCTCCCTGAAGAAATCCAATGTCTTTCTGCTGCTATCTTCCTAAGATTAGAAACTGAAGAATCAGACACTTATGTACGCCAGCTGCTTTCATCAACAAAAACCACAACAAGAAATTACGCAGCCCTACTTATTGGAGAGTATCAACAAAAACGATTTCTACCTACATTACGGCATTTATTAACAAGCGCTTCTCCTTTAGATCGTGAAGCTGCTGTTTATGCTTTAGGTATGCTAAAAGATGGCCAAAGCTACAATGCTATAAAAAAACTCTCAGAAAGAAATGATCCTGATTTATCCTTGGCTGCTGCTCAAGCATTAATTGCTATTGGCAAAGAAGAAGAGGCTCTTCCTATTTTTGAAAAACAGATACAAGAAGAACGCTCGAATGCTCTCTACACAGGACGATTATTATCAAAAGAAGTGGGAGTTCCTCTACTTCTTCCTGTATTTTTAAATACCAAAAACAGCGAAGCAAAGTTAAATGCTGGCTTAGCATTAATACATTTAGGATGCACTCATCCTCACCTTCTTGACTACATTACAGAATGGTTAATACAACCACACTATAGCCAAGCACTTATTCCAGCATTTTCTAGAGGGCGCGCTACACAAGCATGGAAATGTCGAGGAATTATCCTTCCTCAAAATCCTACAGAACGTGCTAAGGCTTTATCAGCAATTCAGAGTTCTGAAGAACAAATTCTTATGTCCCTATTACAACTGCCCAAAGAAGCGTATCTTCCTTATATAGAAAAGATCCTATTAAGCCAAAAAACATCCCTAGCTTCTAAGGCAATAACTTTTTTAGCACATTCTTCACATCAACAAGCTTTAGAAATTCTTTCACGGGCTTCCCAGCTCCCTGGAGAACCTGTAATTCGTGCTTATGCTGATTTAGCTTTGTATAATCTTACTAAAGATCCTGAGAAAAAATTATCTCTACATCGTTATGCTCAGGATCTCATTCAAGAAACTTTATTGTTTATTGATACTGAAGATAAACAGCCCCATCCTGATTCTCCCTATCTTCGCTATCAGATCACTCCAGAAACACGAGCTAAGCTTATGTTAGATATCCTTGAAACTTTAGTAGCCTCGAAAACTCATGAAGATATCCGCTTACTCATCCAGCTTATGACACAAACGAAGGCAAAAAATAGTCATATTCTAGCTGGTCTGTTGATGAAAATCGTAGAATAA
- a CDS encoding Maf-like protein: MEPQLILGSSSPRRKSILQYFRIPFTCISSKFEEHAVPYQGDPIAYSRELAVGKAESIVKDHNPEGLILTADTVVVYKGKIFNKPNSYDEAIEMLKTLSGQTHFVITSIALFKDQKLVTGEETTQVTFTKLPEEYLGRYVQAFSTLDKCGGYSIQEGGGLIIHNIQGCSYNVQGLPIKTLQHLLLEFDVNLWDYLV; this comes from the coding sequence ATGGAACCACAATTGATCTTAGGCTCTTCTTCTCCACGAAGAAAATCAATTCTACAATATTTTCGTATTCCCTTTACTTGCATCTCATCAAAATTCGAAGAACATGCTGTTCCCTATCAAGGTGATCCTATTGCATATTCACGAGAATTAGCTGTAGGGAAAGCCGAATCTATAGTCAAAGACCATAATCCTGAAGGTTTGATCCTTACTGCCGATACTGTTGTCGTCTATAAAGGAAAAATTTTCAATAAGCCAAACTCTTATGATGAAGCTATTGAAATGTTGAAAACATTAAGCGGTCAAACACATTTCGTAATCACCAGTATTGCTCTTTTCAAGGATCAGAAACTAGTAACTGGAGAAGAGACAACACAAGTGACATTTACTAAACTCCCAGAAGAATACTTAGGAAGGTATGTCCAGGCATTTTCTACTTTGGATAAATGTGGAGGCTATAGCATTCAAGAAGGCGGGGGATTAATTATTCATAATATCCAGGGCTGCTCATATAACGTCCAGGGTCTTCCTATTAAAACATTGCAACATCTCTTGTTGGAGTTCGACGTTAATTTATGGGATTATCTCGTTTAA